TTTAtcgacttatatatatttttttaaaaacgaacaTTCTTCAATATTATGAATCAAAATATAGAACAATAAAGTATTTCAATGTAAAGagatttataattcatgtatttttatttcgaacgaTATAAAGCCTTGTTTgaacttgttttatttcttctttaacCTTTAATAACCCACATACACATAGAATAATAGAATCAACGAAAATATGTCTTAATTTGAATCAATATTCATTTcctctattaaatatttaatatatctttagtctgaaaataaaataaaatatactaaatattgaacGGCATTGTTCAGTTGTACTTATTTTGAATCTTTGAGAATGTTTTTCAGTACTATACTATTTTTAGATAACGATTgtaaaatgattacattaaaatatagcgACCATCATTTCCAGTTTAAAGAACTTATTTTAGCAAATTAatccatattatttatttgtcaattatctttaaaataagcaaatatttaacGTGGtggtaagaaattaaaatatttacaataaatttactgTTTGGAAATTGGATAAAACAAAACTTGAGttataaaggaaattaaaaaaagaatactaatacagtacaacaaaataaaaatattataaatagaaaaacaatattttaatatgtatatatataataataatttaaattgtattaaacattctttaatctaaaaaccttatataaacttaaactaaataagaactacataatttaaaaatcactttCTCTGGGTTGGTTTTCGTCAGAATATCGTCGATTTCTTGGGCGAAGCGGCCGTTCTACCTCCGTTTCGATTTCAACTGTCACACTGTCATCCAAGGTGTTATATTCTGACATTCTTCTACGTCTGGCACCTGGACTTTGCTCTAGTTCATTTATTTCATGGCTACCGTATCTTCGATTTCGGCGACGTCTATGTCTATTATTATCATTAGAAGTTTCTGTAAGCTCTATGTCATCGAAGACACGTGCGTCACCATTTCTTTCTGTTTCCTCTAATAAATCTCCACTTGACTTTGTTTTCCTTCTACCTCTTCTTCGTTTGGTTTTTCCTGTTCCGGTTTCGTTTAGAGAATGAGAAGAAGCATTTAGCTTCGGCATTGAGAGAGCTTCATCATAAGACGGTGGTGCAATTAAATCTCTTGGATCAGGTGTGTTACATAACGCTTCCTGTTCAGCTCGTATTCTTAACTGTCTAAGTCTGTCTCTAGCCTCCTCAACTTGTCTTTCCCTTTCAGCTTGAATTGCTCCTAAACGTCGTTTCATTGTTCTTCTGATAGTATTGACTAGTAAGAGACACAGAGCTAATCCAACAACCATGACTATTAAGAACCAAATTAAGTTATCGACGTTTCTAGCTTTTTCGGTGGGGTTCCAATGAAAATAACATGCTTCTAACCATGTTTGACCGATAACGTTAATTGGACTGTTGCATATTAGATTAAAAGATTCCTCCTTTTTATTTGGTTCTAAAGTAACAAATTCATAAAAGTCATACATATTATCGTCTATACAATCACATCTCCACATATTGTCGGTGAGATCGAGTCTTTCTAAATAAAGGTTTGAATTGAAATAGGTTTTGCTCCAAATATTAGTAAACCTATTCCCAATTACACTCAATCCACTTAGTCGAGGTAGCATGAAAAAGGTAACATTGTTAATAGAACTAAttcgattataatttaaatttaaatattttagcgtATTCGATGAGACACTATCCGGGATATATGATAAAAGGTTGTGTGATAAGTCTATATCTATAAGCGATGGAAGTCCTTCTAAGGAATCTTTACCAATTATACTAATTTCACAAGAACTCATATCAAGTATTGATAATGACGTAGATTTAATGTGTCCCACTctattaagataatttctagCAAGTTTGAGTTGTGTCAGTGATGGCATCTCTATAAAACTTTCTTCAGGTATTTGTGCTATCTCATTCCAAGACAAATCCAAATATCTGAGCATACTAAGTCCTCGGAAAGTATCACTTTTGAAGGACCCTATATTATTATAGGATAGatctaaatattctaattttgtattatttataaattcaatactcTTCAAGAATCGTATcatgttgtttttaataacagcTTTTCTTAAATTTGGAAATCCGTATAAGTTAGgtctaaaaatattacaatatgaaaTGTCTAAATATCTTAGAGAGTTAGAAAACAATGCATTCGATGTTGAAGATAACTGTAACCGGTAGTTATATGACATTTGTAAATACACCAATGAAGGCAAATAAGCGAATTCATTGTGACTTATATAACTCAACTGACAATTGCTTACATATAAACTCTTCAGCGtagatgatattaaattttgaattcttAATAAaggattgttatttaatttcagaacTCTTATACTAATTAGTCCGCTAAGAGGCGATCTGCCGTGAATAGAGTTTATTTCACAGCTGTTCAATATCAATGTTTCTAACGAGGAGCTGATAAGAAGCTCTTGATTTGCAAGATTTGCCAAGGTTGTGAATTTATTCTTGGACAAATCTAAAATTTTTAGACTAGTCGCTGGTTTTAAGACTTCGTTGGGATTTATGCTTAGCCatgattcaaaataatttcttgacAAATTCAATACTTCCAATGCTGTGAGGTTCTGTAATGCATTTTCTGGTAAGCTATTTAACAGGTTCCCACTTAGGTCcaaagattttaaattgtataggtTGCTTAGGTTGTTTGGAAAAGATGAAATTTCGTTGTTTGAAACGTTGAGTTTTGTCacctgaaattaaatataaatagaatttaagctaacgtaacaaaaacaaacaaaattaatatatactaatattataaagagataaatTTGTTTTCGTTGTATGCAGGAGGTAATCTCCGGATCTAAtgatcgaaatttaaaaaattctcaaTGGTTATAACATTATTCCTGATTATTATAGAGTATTAGTCTATATCATCAAATATCAGTAAAttactactattattataatataaaaagagttttctttcaaattaatattactcgCTCAGGTCAATTAACAGTTTCCAACAACAAAGTTTTTTGGGTTTTGTGGGtctgttataattttagtaacagACATTGTAATGGCCTTTTGCCAACAAGCACTAAGATATTCATATTTGCTAATATTACAGAATATAGCTGGAAATTTAAAGCTGATTACAAACCTTCAAACTGATGCCATTAGGAATATTGGTTAAACCTCTATGTGAACAATCCACGCTCGTCAAATCTGCGCTGCAGTAGCAAGTGTAACAAGCCTCATTTGTATGGTCATCAAAATCCAATATTTCGGCTTCTGTTATAAAGAAAAGCAGGAGTAGACTCCAAATCCGTGACAGAATCATCACTTTTTATCATAACTGCCTgtaatcaattttgttttttgttattctgTTTCTGTTTATGGCATTAGTGGAGTAACAAAAATTGTCGTAGTCAGTGATGTAATGGTGATGGACGTTTAGATATATGTTCGTTTGGGCAAAATAACAGGACGAATATATTCCTTTGTATGACATTCTGTTGGACCTATAAGCAGGACACTGGTCACCTTAAGTGGAGTAATGTGTTCTCTACATACATGTGCCAGGATATTATTGACAAAAGCTGGTTCTTTCACAACGATTTTAGGAACGCGATTTAGGTGAACAAATAAAGTGGTGTTTGTCTGAATTCTAATCCGAGATCTTTTATAATCCACGCCTTTCACTGTTACTGTTTGTTTAATTCTTACacgatttaataattaattattagtcgTTATTGATTTTAACAATCGAATTTCCTGCGAGTCGTCCTGAGAGTCTTGccaaataacataacatacataaacatacataatcagcctgtaaatttcccactgctgggctaaggcctcctctcccgttgaggagaaggtatggagcatatcccaccacgctgctccaatgcgggttggtggaatacacatgtggcagaatttcgttgaaattagacacatgcaggtttcctcacgatgttttccttcaccgccgagcacgagatgaattataaacaaattaagcacatgtaaattcagtggtgcctgcctgggtttgaacccgaaatcatcggttaagatgcacgcgttctaaccactgggccatctcggctctcgtgCCAAATAATACTCGTGATAAATTGTAATACTAATAGTGATGAATCAGAATCAAACACCTGCACTAATTTCGTAAGTCATATCACTTGAATTTTCTCCTCACGTATCGCACATTACCCAAAAAGGGTCGTCCTTTGGTTTAGTGAATCTAGTTTCATAGAATAAATATCAACAGATATAGTACTGTATAcacatataacaattttatcatcGTTATCTACATGATAAAGGTGCTAGAATACTTTAATTTAGGTCGATCTAACACATACCTGCTGTTAAAACTGCAAATTTAAGAATTGCCCGCTCACTGGCCATTGATAATGAAAACCTTTACTGCAATAAATAACAAAGCATGAGTCATTATCTTAAGAGATGCCGATAAATCTTATCGATTTTGaatggtttaaattattttctagcGATCTTTGTAAAAGAAGCTTTTATTTGgcgttgaaatttatttaattcacgttTTTACAACTACTTTGTTAACGTTATTAGAAGttgtaaaagatttttaatagattACTTTACTGATTTcattcaattcaaaaatatatttgcaacacCTATTTTGGTACCTATATAGTTACGTAAATAGCACTTCAACTGGaaacattgattaaatattttaaataaaaatatcaaccaaattaaaaagaactatgaataaaaatatatataagtatttagtataacaaatatattataaagaaagtaATGATACAGTCCTTACCATAAAATATCACgtgattttaaaagtaaaaaaaaacttaaaggaAATTcaattgctaataaaataattaggtcATAATTAAACTTTGAGCAACTTGTTGAACTTTaagtatagtaaaaaaaataatgctattaaTCACTTCACTTTGCcattacataaacaataatcTTTAATCTAGATATGAAACttgatttttacaaataaaacaaatacaatagtATTGTACGTGTGTCTTCAGCCGTTAGATAAGCTTGTATGAGCCGAATTAAACACATGACGTGTTATCATTGATAATGATAAGTATATGAGTATAATGTGAGGCGTGGTGAGCTTAGCAGTATTGATCATTATATTGCTTAGTTtagtactatatattatattaatgacaatttaattttcgGTTTACTTTATATGATAAACTGCCAAtgaccttaataaaataaaaaaaactcttattaCAGTAGTTATGATATCATACAATCACTCTTTCAATCtagttatcaatatatattaataattacaattgaaataattaaaaaattaagaacaaaaacatttttcaaaataatattgtgagCGACATCTATGAGCACATTCCTTAACTAAAACACGCGCCCAAATGCGTGTTAAAAGGACAAACTATTTTCAGTATAATCCGCTAGATGTCACTAGTAGTACTTACTATTTTAAGCGTTTTGCAAAATTCCTTGTAAAACAGTAATTACTCATGTAAGcgattaagaaataataatgcaatacaatttttaaatatttattttaatttattaagatactTAACATAAGTGTCTTAATTTAGTGaattattgtcatttataaattatcatttagcTCAACCAAACCGACTATgtacttaacatatattttacgaataaaatttacaataaatataagaaataatacaaaatcagTGTATACGAACTTCAACTGTTCGCCTTACTGATCGTCTATCGCCAACTCTTGGTCTAGTCTCAGTTAAATCTCCAATTGACCTAGATCTGCGATTTCTTCTGTCAGTATTTGCATCTTCGTCAACGAAGTCCGGAAGTGAATGGAAGGACGAATTCAGTCTTGGCATTAAAAGAGCTTCGTCATACGTTGGAGGCAAATCTTCTCTTAGGGGAACTCTCATGACCACAGATTCCGTACTTGCCTGTGTTGCATTACCGTTCAAAACTGTCGTTTCAGGGGTAGGGCGTGGTGGATTAGGTCTGTTTGAAGAAATAAGAAATCTGCAAACGAACGAGGTTAGTATAACGCCAATAATCATGCCAATGATTACAGCCATAAATGTATACGAAGACATTGTCTTTTCATCTGCATGCCACGTTCTTATGTAAGCTTGTTGCCAACTCATTTGAGTAACGTTGGAGGGCGAGTAGCATATCAATGAACCTTTATCAAATACCTTGGGCGGTTCCTTCGTTAGATATTCATATGTCAATAGTAGATTCACGTTAAATCCCTCACAGCTCCATCGGTTTCCCTTCACATGAACTTCTCTCAAAAATGGGTTTGAGGCGAAGTGTGACGTAGACCATACTTCCTTAAATTCGTTACACCTCAAATCTAATACCGCTAAATGCGGTAGAGACGAGAACGTCAAGTCTGTGAGGGTATCGATTTCGTTGTAGCTCAAATCTAATTCTTGTAAAGAGTTTGATGCTAAATTATCTGGAATAGATTCGATTTGGTTTATAGATAAATCGATTTCAAGCAAAGATTGCATTCCACTTAAAGAATTGACTTGGAAGTTCGTTATTTGACAACTGCTTAAGCgtaaattttttaatgatgaTGATTGAAACTTGGGCACTTCAGAAAAGTAGTTCCTAGATAATATTAAGACTTCTAAACTGGTGGCCTTCTCAAATATACCAATGGGAAGATCATATATACGATTTTCAGATAGATCTAATATCGCTAATCGTGGAAATTTTGAGAAAGTATCTTCATCAatcccatttattttattttttgatagatCTAATTTCTTAATACTGAGCGAGTAATCGCTACTTAACCAAGAGtcatagttattatttgaaagGTTAAGAATTTTCAATTCCTTAAAATTTTCGTAATAGGCAGGTAAAGAACCGGTTAAACGGTTTCCAGAAAGATCCATAATTTCAACTTTCGTAAATTTCTCAAGTTGTGATGGATACGTAATGAAATTGTTGTTCGCTAGAAGCAGGACTTGAGCCTGAAACAAAGAAGTACgtattaacattaaaacagtTTTGTAAAGAAATGTGTTTATCTTTAAcccaaaaattaaatactgaaACCATATTGTTGTACTCATGCCttacattaaaagaaaataaaaagcgGACATAAGTTAGTCGAGAGGACCCGTAATtagtttcatgtgcttaatttgtaattataattcacTTCGTGATACTTCAACACGATGACGAAATAGTCACACCGTGAATAAAGCTGCCTTTATCTGGTGAAATTACTACCTAACCTGCATTAAAATAGCTTCAAACCATTGTTACGTTAGAAGGCCGTGTACGACAATTTTATACCCGCGCatgatttatacaaatataattttatacccGATCGCCATGACAATTGCCTGTCATTAGTTCTGCACTTTTAATCTACTCAAGTAAGTACGACATTTTACTACAAATTCGTTAATAAGTTATACTTAACAGACAAAGTCTAGTTTTTGTATTTGCAGTCTttactcttagtcgtctcacgcacactaaggcaCTTTGCACGaacgtcactcactcatactaaaGAATGCTATAATCATTTAGCCCCCCTAGTGCGGTACTATTAATTCCgtgtcattataaataattagtattccAATATGAGTTTAGTAGTACTTGTTGTTACATATAAATCTGTTGGTTATTCTtttcatatatatgttatatgtatatatggccTTACGTTTATATCAAGTCCCTCTGGCAGGTCATTGAGACCCCTGTCAGAACAGTCAATATAGAGTAGGTTCTCGTGAATGTAGCTCCTGCAAGAATCCTCTGTATCTTCTTCCATCTCCCGTGGCACTCCAGATAAAACCATCGCTGGCAGCAGCCATAACCACAGCGACACTATTAATAGACCTGCaaccattattaataatattctaattatattattttgataattacgaggacaaaaaataaacattattctgttattatcttatattatttattattaaagattttatcgtAAGAATAAACGTATTACAgtcattttatgtaaaaattgatatattccAAAAAAGTATATGTGCTATGGTTATAAGCTTAGACAAAATGAGTCTTAGTGCCTTAGGTAATTACGTTCATTTTACTAATTTcttgttgtattataatatattattgtaaaatgaaaattttacgaCATCTGACTTTCCATGTAAGTAAACTAAAAGCCAATATGATTGATTGGTTAGAATTACAGATGTTAATTGAAGATTTCAAGTTCAAATCCGAACACTTATTTTCATGGAATAATCTTTGTTtgtaaatcatctcgtgctctcgGTCGTGAAGCAAAACGTCGTGTTTCTCATGCGTCTCATGAAACCCACTGTTCGCAGTGGATCAGCTTGGTGGAACAAGCTGTGTGACAAATCCAATAGCTTGTATTGTTAAAGgagcttatttattataaaatttaaacaaaactattgattgtgaatattagtaatatgatattaattatgaaatctaAACGATCATTGTTATACCAttgttataaaagttttttttatacgatttgGAAATTTTCTTCAAtagttattttgattttttagtaCAGTAACCagtataattttagtaacaCTTTCATATAATCTTAAACttgaattgaaacaaaaattgaaTAACTCTAACTGAAATGATAATAACAAGGATAAATTAAAGAACATTCCtcaaaaatacaaatcatattaaatacacGAAAAgcgaatttaaattgtttaaacatGCGTAAACttgataagataataaaaatcacGAAAACCTTTTTCTAATCCAAGTAGCTATTCacattacataaacattttaaaaaaacttaaactcTTTAGACGTGCGTATGGATAatcgattaaaattaaacgaatgCGTAACGATTGTAATCGATGTATGAACTTAGCATCGAGTACTTACCCATTAGCGaagttatttcatattatgtCATCCCATAGTCCACATATGATCACAAATTACCACTAAACCGATTAAATATGCACTACACTATTTTCAGTCTCTGCATTAATGTTTCAAACGTTTCCTTGCAATATTTTCATGTATGAAGTTGCCTGACTAATTCGTCATTGGAATACATATCTATAAACGTCAACGGATGGGCACCACCGTGTAAAGAGCAACTACTTTATATACAGGCTGATACGATTTCGTTacattgataacattgatatttaattctatttttttttattattattacatgggttgcattagcagcctgtaaatttcccactgctgagctaaagggactccctttgaggagaaggtttggagcatattccaccacgctgctccaatgcgggttgttggattaacacgtgtggcagaatttcgttgaaattagacccatgcaggtttcctcacgatgttttccttcaccgccgagcacgagatgaattataaacacaaattaagcaaatgaaaaatcagtggtgcctgcctgggtttgaacttgaaatcatcggttaagatgcacgcgttctaaccactgggccatctcggctcttatatggGTAGGCGGATGgtcaattgggccacctgatggtaaatgtatcccaccgtccatagacatagATATCAATGCTATGAGAAATATTGATCATTCCATACATCGCTAATGCTCCACGAATCTTGCGAACTAAACTACGATCCtttgcctgttgttacactggctcactcgcgcttcaaaccagaatacaataatactaagttgctctttggcggtagaatagatGATGAGTACATGCCCAGGCTAAATTGCACAAATGCCTACCAATAAGTACTTATTCTTAATTaacatactaaaattttaaaatgattggcTGACAAACAACATACAGCCTAAATTTCGGTGCTTCTAACACCGCTGCGATGAATTTCTGCACAGAAATGTCTCCTGGGACGTAGACGAGCACTAAGAATGGATTTTTCCTGGAAAAAAGGAAATTTCATCACGGAAATTATGATGTTAGAAACATAGGACAGCtctaaaaatctttaaaagctttttaaaaaaaaacatcatcttAGTGATTAaacttaacttaatataaaaatcggtttttaatatttcacctAAGAAGGTGAAATTTGGGATCGTTAATTAGAGCTGTGACCTTGGTAAAATAAGGGCAATGCAATCTCTAAAAACTCTAATATGAATTTAAGGTAACTTATATCATATCAGATAGATATCCCCATCGGGGGCAcggttagtaaaataataaaaatatatcgtagaataaataaagtatttatatagagTTTAATCTTTACATCAACCTGTATACATTTAGTCTTATCTAAACTTTCTTATCACTGATTAGGCACGTATTGACTTATCATCGTACCCAAAGAAATAGTTTTTACTCGAAATATTTATGACACATATTAACACATACGGAACGTGGgcatatatcacaaaaaaatataattgaatatacatagataatacAAACCcagcttaaaaaatgattaattaaatatataatattacatagttgtatatattaatatattttatcgatatcgatgaCGTGTGTTAACCCATTCGAAATAATcgcgtgattttttttttaaatgtacacaAGATTACGTTTTTCAGCAATTTATATGAAGCTTCTAGAGTTGCTAGccgtaaataatgattaaacattgcgttaattaaaaaaaaacctataatatttattctacgatatttatatatctgacAAGTCGCTCAAGTGTAGTAACAATTTAGTTAAACagaaacaatgtttaataatattttttacattgcaaCATTAACTTAAACGAAAGAGTTGTGATGGATTTTTAAACTAAGATCTCTGAAAATATTCAGGCTTCATATTAATGAATGACTTGCTACCCCACCCGGCTTCACTCgggtacaataaatatatatacaacctttagattgtaaaacaaaaataaatctttttccgGCTAGAAAAGCTGAAATTCTCTACAACAATATACCTGTGTTAAACgtgttttaaaagatttaagcgtacataCGGCTGGAAGCGACATTGTTTTACACTATGTAGAGACGAAgaaaatcgt
The nucleotide sequence above comes from Vanessa tameamea isolate UH-Manoa-2023 chromosome 2, ilVanTame1 primary haplotype, whole genome shotgun sequence. Encoded proteins:
- the LOC135193285 gene encoding insulin-like growth factor-binding protein complex acid labile subunit, with amino-acid sequence MILSRIWSLLLLFFITEAEILDFDDHTNEACYTCYCSADLTSVDCSHRGLTNIPNGISLKVTKLNVSNNEISSFPNNLSNLYNLKSLDLSGNLLNSLPENALQNLTALEVLNLSRNYFESWLSINPNEVLKPATSLKILDLSKNKFTTLANLANQELLISSSLETLILNSCEINSIHGRSPLSGLISIRVLKLNNNPLLRIQNLISSTLKSLYVSNCQLSYISHNEFAYLPSLVYLQMSYNYRLQLSSTSNALFSNSLRYLDISYCNIFRPNLYGFPNLRKAVIKNNMIRFLKSIEFINNTKLEYLDLSYNNIGSFKSDTFRGLSMLRYLDLSWNEIAQIPEESFIEMPSLTQLKLARNYLNRVGHIKSTSLSILDMSSCEISIIGKDSLEGLPSLIDIDLSHNLLSYIPDSVSSNTLKYLNLNYNRISSINNVTFFMLPRLSGLSVIGNRFTNIWSKTYFNSNLYLERLDLTDNMWRCDCIDDNMYDFYEFVTLEPNKKEESFNLICNSPINVIGQTWLEACYFHWNPTEKARNVDNLIWFLIVMVVGLALCLLLVNTIRRTMKRRLGAIQAERERQVEEARDRLRQLRIRAEQEALCNTPDPRDLIAPPSYDEALSMPKLNASSHSLNETGTGKTKRRRGRRKTKSSGDLLEETERNGDARVFDDIELTETSNDNNRHRRRRNRRYGSHEINELEQSPGARRRRMSEYNTLDDSVTVEIETEVERPLRPRNRRYSDENQPRESDF
- the LOC113401058 gene encoding leucine-rich repeat-containing G-protein coupled receptor 4 isoform X2, with the protein product MGLLIVSLWLWLLPAMVLSGVPREMEEDTEDSCRSYIHENLLYIDCSDRGLNDLPEGLDINAQVLLLANNNFITYPSQLEKFTKVEIMDLSGNRLTGSLPAYYENFKELKILNLSNNNYDSWLSSDYSLSIKKLDLSKNKINGIDEDTFSKFPRLAILDLSENRIYDLPIGIFEKATSLEVLILSRNYFSEVPKFQSSSLKNLRLSSCQITNFQVNSLSGMQSLLEIDLSINQIESIPDNLASNSLQELDLSYNEIDTLTDLTFSSLPHLAVLDLRCNEFKEVWSTSHFASNPFLREVHVKGNRWSCEGFNVNLLLTYEYLTKEPPKVFDKGSLICYSPSNVTQMSWQQAYIRTWHADEKTMSSYTFMAVIIGMIIGVILTSFVCRFLISSNRPNPPRPTPETTVLNGNATQASTESVVMRVPLREDLPPTYDEALLMPRLNSSFHSLPDFVDEDANTDRRNRRSRSIGDLTETRPRVGDRRSVRRTVE
- the LOC113401058 gene encoding leucine-rich repeat-containing G-protein coupled receptor 4 isoform X1, whose product is MGLLIVSLWLWLLPAMVLSGVPREMEEDTEDSCRSYIHENLLYIDCSDRGLNDLPEGLDINAQVLLLANNNFITYPSQLEKFTKVEIMDLSGNRLTGSLPAYYENFKELKILNLSNNNYDSWLSSDYSLSIKKLDLSKNKINGIDEDTFSKFPRLAILDLSENRIYDLPIGIFEKATSLEVLILSRNYFSEVPKFQSSSLKNLRLSSCQITNFQVNSLSGMQSLLEIDLSINQIESIPDNLASNSLQELDLSYNEIDTLTDLTFSSLPHLAVLDLRCNEFKEVWSTSHFASNPFLREVHVKGNRWSCEGFNVNLLLTYEYLTKEPPKVFDKGSLICYSPSNVTQMSWQQAYIRTWHADEKTMSSYTFMAVIIGMIIGVILTSFVCRFLISSNRPNPPRPTPETTVLNGNATQASTESVVMRVPLREDLPPTYDEALLMPRLNSSFHSLPDFVDEDANTDRRNRRSRSIGDLTETRPRVGDRRSVRRTVEVRIH